From the Methanocaldococcus fervens AG86 genome, the window TTGAAGCTCTTCTAATGTGTATCCTCTATATCTAAATTCTACTTTTCTTGAAATTACTTGTTTTTTCTTTTTAATTCTTCTTCTCCTTGCAGATGCCATATAAGTCACCTTAAATTATTTTATGTGTTTTATTTAATTTAAAATTAATAAATTAAAGAAATTATTTCCTGACTCCAGTTCTTCTTGCAGATATATGTCCAACTTTTCTTCCTGGTGGAACTTTCTTTCTTGAGACAGTAGTTGGTTTTCCAGTGTGTTGGTGTCTTCCTCCACCGAATGGGTGATCTACCGCGTTCATTGCGACTCCTCTAACTCTTGGCCACTTAACTGCCTTAGCTTTCATTGCGTGGTATTTCTTACCAGCTTTGACAAATGGCTTCTCTTTTCTTCCTCCACCAGCAACTACTCCAATTGTAGCTCTACACATTGAGTGTAAAGCTTTGATATGTCCTGATGGTAATTTAACGTAAGTTCTGTCTCCATCGTGTGTCAATATGTGAGCGTAGCAACCTCCAGCTCTAACCAATTTTCCTCCATCTCCAGGAATTGTTTCTATATTAAAGACAGGGATCCCTTCTGGAATAGATCCTAATGGTAATATGTTTCCTGGTTTTATTTCTGCTGAAACTCCACACTCAATAACATCTCCAACTTTCATACCTTCTGGAACAACCAACAATCCCTCTTCTCCTGTTTCATATTCAACCTTTGCAACTGGAGCACTTCTTCCAGGGTCGTGTAATATATCAACGATTTTTCCTAAAACTTTTCCTTTTCTCTCTAATTCATCAAATTTTCTGTATTTTGCCTCTCCCCTTCTTTTGTGTGAAGGGCAGGTATATGTTGGAGTTCCTCTACCTCTTCTTTGAGAAACCAATCTTTTTCCCATCTTCACCACCACATATAATAGATTTTTAAGTGTTTCAATTTATTTATTAAATTTAGTAGATTCCTAAACTTGCTGCTATTTTACTTGCATCATATCCTTCCTTCAACTTAACATAAGCCTTCTTTTCCCCTTTTGGTGTAATTAATGTGTTTACCTTTTCAACTTCTACATCAAACAACTCCTTCATAGCTCTCTTTATATCCTCTTTTGTAGCTCTCCTGTCAACATAAAATACTAATTTGTTTTCTTCTTCAATCATTCTAACAGTTTTTTCTGTAACTACTGGCATTTTTATTACATCAAAGGCATCCATCTTTATCCCCTTGTTTCCGCTTTATTTATTCAAATCTCTCTTTTAATTTCTCTAATGCACTTTCAGTCCATACAGTTAATCTTCCAGCAACTCCCCCAGGAGCTAAGTGTATAATTCCTAAATCCTTAGCTGTTATTACATCAACTCCTGGTAAGTTTCTTGAAGCTAATATGGCATTACATTTGTCCCCAACAACGACTAAAACACTTCTTGGTTTTTTGTATCTTCTTCCTCTCATCTTACCTTTTCCAGCTCTAATTTTAATTCCATTCTTGGCTCTTATAACGTCACTACTAATTCCCAATTTTTCAAATACAGCAAATACATCCTTTGTTTTTTGTAATTCTTCAAATGAGCTTTCGACAACTATTGGAAGGTTTTCATTGTCAAATACATGTCCTCTTTCTTTAACTAACTCAGGGTTTGCTGTAGCAGCTATTGCACTTTTTATTGCCTTAATTCTTTCTTTTTTATTTACTCTCTCCCATAATATTTTTTCAACTTTTGGAGGGTGAGCTCTTCTTCCACCAACTGCCTGTGGTACTCTTGCAGCCCATCCTTGTGGAACTCTATCTACTCTTGCTCTACCGTGCCCTTTACCTATGTTCTTAGCACTTGTTCTCATTCCTGCCAATGGGTCTGAACCTTTTGGCTGTAATCTTGCCGTAAATGCAGATAAGAAAGCTCTTCTAATTAAATCTGGTCTGTATTCTTCTTCAAAAACTGCTGGTAAATCGATTTCTTTTACAGCCTCTCCATTTAAATTATAAACAACTGCCTTCATTATTATCCACCTTCTCTCTCCATTATTTAAAGTGTTTTATTTATTTACCTTGTTTTGATGTTGTACTTATGTATGTTATTTCAGGTACTTTGACTAATGGCTCTTGTGGTCTTATAGCACTTCTCAATACAATTAACCTCTTTGCAGGTCCTTGAACTGAACCTTTCAATACAACGTAGTTGTTTCTTATAACCCCGTAGTGTAAGAATCCTCCTTTTGGAGTTATTTCCTCTCCATTATTTCCAATCTTTAATATTCTCTTGTTGTATTCTGTTCTTTGGTGGTATCCCATTTGTCCAGGCATTGGAACTGTCCACATGACCATCTTTGGTTGCCATGGACCAATTGAACCAACGTGTCTTCCAACTCCTTTTCTTGCATGCTTACCGAACTGTATTTTAACTCCCCATCTTTTAACTTGCCCTTGGAATCCTTTACCTTTTGTTACTCCAATTGTATCAACTAATTCCCCTTCTTGGAACACATCGGTAATGTTTAATTGCTTACCTAAAATCTCTTTAGCGTAATTTAATCTCTCCTCAATATCTTTTCCTCCTATTCTAATCTCTAATATCTCAGGTTTTTTCTTTGGAAGGCATGTTAATTTTGGATTTGTATGAACCAATACCCTAACATCTTCGATTTTATCTTTTATTGCTTCTAAATCTTCAACTGTCTTTCTTTCTTCTTTTTTAGGAAGTTTGATTTTTCTTTCCAATTCTTTGTCTAAGTTGTCTGCCCAAACTTCTGTTAATGTTGTTAAGTAGTTTCTTTCATTTCTTCCATAAACTCTTATAGCACATACATTGATTGGAGGAGCTTCTAATACTGTTACTGGTGTAAATACTTCCTGTCCAGCATTTGGGCTTTTTGGGTTATCTTCTTTAATAAATGCATGGGTCATTCCTGCTTTGTATACTGGGAATGCTTGTAATCTTACGTTGTCTTCTTCTGGCCAGCTTCTAATTCTTGGAACTGGTCTTTTAGCTCTTTTTCTTGGGCTGAAAGCCAATGAACCTCTTCTTGGTCTATTAATATTCAATCCCATAATCTAACCTCCAGCATATTATTGATATCTCTAAAAACTATTATTTTTGTGTTTATTTAATTTGATAATTTTTATAATTTTTCGCAAACCTGTCATTGCCCTGTTCGGGCTTTTCAGGTTTGCATTGTAGGACTTTCGCATAAAATTTTTATTTTTAAATTTTATATATAACTGCGAAAGTCCTACTGCATTATGATTATTACAACAAAAGAAGAAGATGTATAAACAAATACTAACATATTGGGTATATAAAATTTTTGGTGATAATATGGAGGAGGTAAATTACCTAATAAACTATCTTGCAAATAAAGATTCAGTTAGAGAGGAGATTTTAAAGCTTTCCAGGGAAATTGTAAGAGATTGTGCAATGTTAATAAGAAAAATTCACAAATCAGATGATAAAGATGAATTTAAAGAAAGATTAGATGAGATTTCCGAAAAAATTAAAAAGTTAAATAGTTTAGCAACATTTCCGGAGTTTGTTAATTATCTATCAACTCCTCAGCAGGAGTTCGTTGAAGCTCTCGCATTGTATATGGTAAAATTCAACAATAAAATCCCTAGTTTCAAAGAGCTTGATTTTATTAAAGAGGAGAACTATATTTTAGGATTAGCCGATGTTATTGGAGAATTGAGGAGAGAAGTTTTAGAGGAGATGAAAAACGATGATGTGGAAGAGGTTGAAAGATACTTTAAATTTATGGAGGAACTATATGAATTTTTAATGAACTTTGATTACTACCACGTTGTAGACAATTTAAGAAGAAAGCAGGATATAAGTAGAGGGATATTGGAAAAAACCCATGGAGACATCGTTACATTTATCCAAAACCTTAAACTTAGGAAAGAATTAAAAAATATACAAAATCCTTAATTTATATTATATACTTTAAAGTTTGACTTTACTTCGTTCAGCCCCACTGTAATTAAGAGGCATTGCCGAGCGTAGCGAGGCAATACATGCATAGGGCTTCGCCCTATTGCTATACCCAGAGCGGAGTTGCCTTTGGCAACTCCACTTTAACTAAGAGACATTATGAAGGGCTTTAGCTCCTCCTTAATGCATCCGTTTTGATCAACGCACCATAGGACTCACGCCCTATTGGTATACCCATAAGTTTTGATCAACCTTTTCTTAAAAGGTTGTTCGAGCAACCTTTTACTAAAAGGTTGTTATAAAAGTTTCATTCAATTGGGAATCTTAATAAGCCAGCTATTCCCCCCAATGCCTTTAATTGCTTTCCAGCATCGTGTTCAGATGAAACTATAACTACTTTCCCTCCCATCTCTTCAGCAGCATCAATGATTTTCTCAATCTCATGATTTCTAACTAAGCTATCTGAAACTAAAAGTGTTTCTATAGCCGAATATTCTAAAGCTTTTTTTACCTCATCAATACCATAAACAGCCAAACCTTTTTTGGCTATCTCTTCTAAAAGCTTTTCTATCAACTGGGTCTCTTTTGCAACTCTTGATTCTGCATAAATTCTATTGATAATCCCTCTTTTAATAACCTCATTTAATCCAGCCCTTGAGGTTGTTGATACACTTTCAACTACAATCTTATTTTTAAGCTCAGGATATTGAGAGGATATAAAGTTATAAAAGCTATTTTTTGCAAATCCAGGACCTGCAACTAAGATATTATCAACATCATACTCCATTAAAACCTTCGCTATCTCATGATAATATTCTTTTTTTAACTCTTCATTAATTTTGTAATCCAATTTTTTTGATGTGTGGGATTTTATTGAGCAAATTTCTTTTATGCTGTAATCCCTAACTTCAAAGATATCCGCCTCTTCATCATCCATAACAACTACTAAAACCTTTGGTCTTTTAGATGATTCTATTGCTTCTTTTATCCTCTCTATTTGCCATTTTTTCCAATTTTTTTCAATTGAAAGCTCATCAAATGGTTTAATCTCAATAGTATGATGACTGCCGAGAGGAACATCATCTGGCCCATGAATTATAGTTCCCAAAATTCTAACCCTTTTTGTGTTTTCATCAAATTCCACATTTTTTACCTCAATTCCTAAAAACATTTTTCTCTTAGCTCCTCTATCTGCCCTAATAACATCCCCTTTATCTTGCACCCTTCTTTCAGTTACTGCAAATACTTTATCACCCTCTTCAATAATATTATATAAAACCCATAAATCATCCAAATTTTCGGGCATAAGCTTTATAATTTGTTTCTGTGGAATTTCTTCTATAATCTTCATTGTCTATCCCTCCATTGTAAAATCTATTTAGCCTCCGATGTCCAAATCCCCATTTTCGAGGATGTATATTTTAAATTTCTTCTTAACTGTTCTTTTTTCTATAAATCCAGAAGCATTTTCTTTTATAAATTCAATTAGCTCTAAAGTATTGTATTTTACTTTTATATCTTCTTCATCTGCTTTTTTAAATACAATATCTGGAACATCTAAAACGTCAGTTCCTTCTTTAATTTCAATGAATATAGGAGCCATTATTCTATTGTAAATTTTTATTGTATTGTATGCCTTTTTTACGTTTTCTTTTGCCCTCTTTTCAATCATACTTATATTCGCCCTGCTCGTTCCAAACATCTTTGCTATCTCTTCTTGAGTTAATCCTTTCTTCCTAAGCTCTAAAACCTTAATTTGTGTTTCTGTTAAAAATGACTCCTCCATGTTCAACACCACCTACGTTAATGTAACTATCTATAATTAACTTTATATAAGCATTTAATATAAATTATAATTGGTGGAATCATGAATTTAGAGGAGCAAAAAAAAGCTGTTATTGAAAAGTTAATCAGGGAGAGGTATATAAAAAGTAAAAGGGTTATTGATGCCTTATTAAAAGTTCCTAGAGAGGAGTTTGTCCCCGAACATTTAAGAGAATATGCTTACGTTGATACACCATTAGAGATTGGTTATGGACAGACGATCTCAGCCATTCACATGGTTGGAATGATGTGTGAGCTTTTAGATCTAAAGCCAGGGATGAAAGTTTTAGAAATTGGAACTGGATGTGGGTATCACGCAGCAGTAACTGCCGAAATCGTGGGGAAAGATGGTTTAGTTGTCAGTATTGAAAGAATTCCAGAGTTGGCTGAAAGAGCGGAGAGAACTTTGAGAAAGCTTGGATATGATAATGTTATTATAATAGTGGGGGATGGAACTTTAGGTTATGAACCATTAGCCCCTTACGATAGAATATATGCAACTGCAGCAGGTCCAAAAATTCCAGAACCGTTAATAAAGCAGTTAAAAGACGGAGGAAAGTTATTAATGCCTGTTGGTAGATATATGCAAAAATTGGTTTTGGTTGAGAAGAAAGGGGATGAGTTGATAGTAAAAGACTGCGGTCCTGTAGCATTTGTTCCTTTAATTGGTAAAGAAGGATTTCCATCAACCTTTTAGTGAAACTTTTAGAAAAAGTTTCATCAAAATGGATGCATTAAGGAGGGACTAAAGCCCCTCATAATGTCTCTCCAAAACCAATAAAAATGGAAATGGTTTTCTTCTCTTTATAGTTTTTAATTATCCTTCTCTAAATAAACTGTATAAGTTGGAAACGCCATCCCTATGCCTTCTTTATGAAACTCCTGCTTTATTTTTATATTTATTTCATTTAATGCGTTTAAGAAGTAGTCATACCCTTCATTCCTAATAAAATATTCAACTCTAAAGTTCAAAGACCAGTTTCCATATTCAGTAAAATGAACCCTTATTGGCTCTACTGTTGCTGGATGTGATTTAATTATATCCAATAAAATCTCTCTTGCTCTGATTAATTTCTCTGGTGGTGTGTCATAGGTTAAGCCAATGGTAGTTAAAACCCTCCTCTTCCTACGTTCTGATAAATTCTCTATTTTTTGGGAAAGTAAATCCCTATTTGGAGTTATCACTAAAGAATCATCGAATGTTCTAATTTTCGTGCTTCTTATCCCAATCTCCTCAACAATTCCCCAAACATCACTTCCTTTAATTATTATTTCATCCCCTATTTTAAATGGTCTATCAAACGCTAAAATAAAGCCGGCAATCAAATTTTCAATTGTTTCTTTTGAAGCCATTGCTACAGCCAAACCACCAATACCCAAACCTGCAATTAACGACGTTACATTATAACCCAAATTTCCCAATATGAATATTATTGCAAAAGAGAAAATAACTATCGTTGTTATTTGCTGTAGTGGTTTTATAATACTGCTTGCTATAGTCGAGCCAAATTTACTAACCATAGATATTAAATATTTCTCAATAAAGGTGTTTATCAACTTATTCATTAAATAGGCAATAAAGAGGATAGTTACAACCATAAAACCTTTATCTAATATGGTGTGTATATTTTCTGGAAGTGGTAACACTTTAAAGGCTAAATACATACCGATAAGTATTATGCCAACGGATATTGGCATTTTTAAAGCAGATATATAGCTCTTTATAGTTTTACGCCTATCTTCTTTATTTAGAATTGTAACATCTATTATCTTTTTTACTAACATTGAAATAACAACTGAAGAGACAAATATTATTAACGCTATTATGTGATTGCTTGTTATATCCATAAATCATCACTCAGCAATTTTGTAATATAAATGATTTTAACCTAAAACACAAATAATTTTTATGATTATGGTTAAATTATTAATTTATTAATCTGTGGTGAAACAATGCTTTGGAAAGAGGTTTGTGAGATATTTAACAAAATTGAAAAAACCACGAAAAGATTGGAAAAGAGGGACTATTTTATAAAATTAATTGATATGGCTAAGGAGAAAGGTAAGCCGGAGGATTTAAAAAAGATTTGCTATATGGCGATAGGAAGAGTTTATCCTGAATACGATGAAAGAGAGCTCGGAGTTGGAGAAAAACTCCTAATAAATGCAGTTACCTCCATTGGAATTAACAAGGATGAATTATTGGAAAAAATTAAAGAGACAGGAGATATTGGGTTAGCTATAGAACAGTTAAAATCAAAAATTAAACAGGCATATCTATTCTTTCAACCCCTAACAGTAGATGAAGTTTATGAAACTTTGAGGAGAGTTGGAGAAATAGAGGGGGAGGGCTCTCAAAAGAAAAAGTTGAGGTTGATAAGCAGTTTATTTTTAAGGGCTTCACCAATAGAGTGTAGATATTTGGCAAGGCTAATACTGGAAGATATGAGGATAGGAATGAACGTTCCAACCATATTAGATACATTATCATTATATTTCAACGTCCCAAGGGAGAAATTGGAGAAGATATATGCAATAACCAACGATATTGGTCTTTTAGCTGAAAAGTTGCTAAAAGGAGATTTGGAAAGTGATGAGTTGAGATTAAAATTATTTAGACCAATAAAGCCAATGTTGGCTCAATTAGCTCCTTCAATTGAAGAGGCATTATTGGAGATGGGTAGGGCACAATTTGAAACAAAATACGATGGGGCTAGAGTGCAGATACATAAAGAGGGCAATAAGGTTAGAATTTACAGTAGAAGGTTAGAGGATGTTACAAATGCACTTCCAGAGATTGTTGAGGCAGTTAAAAAAATTGACGTTGAAAGGTTGATTGTTGAAGGGGAGTGTGTGGCTATAGATAAAGAAACTGGAAAGCCAAGGCCGTTTCAGGATATATTAAGAAGGTTTAGAAGGAAGTATGATATTGGAAAAATGATGAAAGAAATAAACTTAAGGGTTTATTTGTTTGATATCCTTTACAAAGATGGTATATCATTTATAGATGAGGAATTTGGAAATAGAAGGAAAGTTTTAGAGGAAATTATTGGTTATGAGAATGATTGGAGAACTGAAAAAGAGAGGATAGAGAAGGAGCTTAAATCAGATAAAATAATAGACATATCTTATAAATTAGTTACAAACGATGCAAAAGAGGCAAGAGAATTTTACAATTGGTCTCTATCCATTGGACACGAGGGAGTTATGATTAAAAACTTGAAAGCCCCTTACACTCCAGGAAGTAGGGTTAGAACGATGTATAAATTCAAGCCAACTCTTGAGAGTTTAGATGTTGTCATAACAAAGGCAAAGAGAGGGATGGGGAAGAGAAAAGATTGGTATGGGTCATTTGAGATAGCTGTTAGAGATGAAGAAGGAAATCTCTATCCCATAGGGCATGTTGGAACTGGATTAACTGAAAGCGATTTAGAGATGTTGAAGGAGGAGATTGATAAGATAATAATTAGAGATTTAGGAGAAGAGGTTGAAGTAGAGCCAAAGATAGTTGTTGAAGTTGCCTATGAAGAGATTCAAAAATCTGATAAATATCCTTGTGGCTATGCTTTAAGATTCCCAAGGGTTGTAAGGTTTAGATTTGATAAAGGGAAGGATGATATAAACACCATAGAAGATGTTAAGAGGATTTATGAGATTCAAAGGAGTAGAAAATAATTTTATTTTATTTTTAAATTTTTATCTTTATGAAATTTTTATATGAGGTGATGAAATAATGGAAATTTTTGGAAATGACATTTACAATATAGTTATTTTCATTGCTATAATTGTGTTAGGTGTCTTTGTTGGAAAAATTGTGGATGTAGTGGTTAAAAATTACCTCAAAAAAATTATAAGCAAAACAAAAACAAAATTTGATGATATAATATTAGACGCCCTTGATGTGCCAATTATTGTATTGGTTATAACAGCGTTCTTTTATTTTGGATTGAGATTTTTAGTTCTTCCTGATCATGTATTTAAGCTAATGGATGAAGCGGTAAAGGTTGTTGTTATCCTTTCAGCCACTTACTTTGCAGTTAAATTTATAGATGGGATATTTGAGCATTATTTAATTCCATTAACTGAAAAAACAGAAACTGAGTCGGATGAGCATATAGTAAAGCCATTAAAGAAAATTGTAAAAATATTGACAATAATCCTTGGTATATTAACCGCTCTAAGCTCAGTAGGTTATGATATAACTGCTTTATTAGCTGGTTTAGGGGTAGGGGGTTTGGCTGTAGCATTAGCCATGCAAGATACAATAAAAAACTTCATTGCTGGAATTTTAATATTGATGGATAAACCTTTTAGCATAAATCATTGGATTAAAGTTGATGATGTTGAGGGAATTGTTGAGGAGATTGGAATAAGAAGCACAAGGATAAGAACTTTCGACCACACGTTAATAACAGTCCCAAATTCAAAGTTATTGGATTCAGCCATTGAAAATTTAACTGTTAGAGATAGAAGGAGAGTTTTAACAACAATTGGCTTAACTTACAACACTCCTGTTGAAAAAATTAAAAAAGCTAAGGAGATAATAAAAGATATCGTTGAAAATCATCCAGCTACTCTTCCACCGTATAGGATTCATTTTACTGAATACGGAGATTGGTCTCTAAATTTGAGGGTCGAATATTTTGTTAGAAATATAAGCTTTGAGTACTTTTTAAATGCTGTTGATGAAATAAACTTAAAAATAAAAGAAGAGTTTGAAAAAGAAGGTATAGAAATGGCATTCCCAACATATACTGTTTATTTAGAAAAAGACAATAGTTAATTTTATTAAATTTTCAAAAATCTTTTAATCTTGTCTATAAAGCTTTCTTTTTTAAACACCTTTTCTTCTTCAATATAAATAGGATCTCCTGCTATCATTGAAGCTAACTTCATATAGGCTTGAGAGGCTGGTGATTTTTCCCTATATTCAATAACACTCATCTTTTTTAATGCTGCTGCCCTAACGCTCTCATCTTCTGGAACCTCTACCAAAACCTTACCT encodes:
- a CDS encoding mechanosensitive ion channel family protein, whose product is MEIFGNDIYNIVIFIAIIVLGVFVGKIVDVVVKNYLKKIISKTKTKFDDIILDALDVPIIVLVITAFFYFGLRFLVLPDHVFKLMDEAVKVVVILSATYFAVKFIDGIFEHYLIPLTEKTETESDEHIVKPLKKIVKILTIILGILTALSSVGYDITALLAGLGVGGLAVALAMQDTIKNFIAGILILMDKPFSINHWIKVDDVEGIVEEIGIRSTRIRTFDHTLITVPNSKLLDSAIENLTVRDRRRVLTTIGLTYNTPVEKIKKAKEIIKDIVENHPATLPPYRIHFTEYGDWSLNLRVEYFVRNISFEYFLNAVDEINLKIKEEFEKEGIEMAFPTYTVYLEKDNS
- a CDS encoding ATP-dependent DNA ligase, coding for MLWKEVCEIFNKIEKTTKRLEKRDYFIKLIDMAKEKGKPEDLKKICYMAIGRVYPEYDERELGVGEKLLINAVTSIGINKDELLEKIKETGDIGLAIEQLKSKIKQAYLFFQPLTVDEVYETLRRVGEIEGEGSQKKKLRLISSLFLRASPIECRYLARLILEDMRIGMNVPTILDTLSLYFNVPREKLEKIYAITNDIGLLAEKLLKGDLESDELRLKLFRPIKPMLAQLAPSIEEALLEMGRAQFETKYDGARVQIHKEGNKVRIYSRRLEDVTNALPEIVEAVKKIDVERLIVEGECVAIDKETGKPRPFQDILRRFRRKYDIGKMMKEINLRVYLFDILYKDGISFIDEEFGNRRKVLEEIIGYENDWRTEKERIEKELKSDKIIDISYKLVTNDAKEAREFYNWSLSIGHEGVMIKNLKAPYTPGSRVRTMYKFKPTLESLDVVITKAKRGMGKRKDWYGSFEIAVRDEEGNLYPIGHVGTGLTESDLEMLKEEIDKIIIRDLGEEVEVEPKIVVEVAYEEIQKSDKYPCGYALRFPRVVRFRFDKGKDDINTIEDVKRIYEIQRSRK
- a CDS encoding 50S ribosomal protein L23 → MDAFDVIKMPVVTEKTVRMIEEENKLVFYVDRRATKEDIKRAMKELFDVEVEKVNTLITPKGEKKAYVKLKEGYDASKIAASLGIY
- a CDS encoding 50S ribosomal protein L3, with the protein product MGLNINRPRRGSLAFSPRKRAKRPVPRIRSWPEEDNVRLQAFPVYKAGMTHAFIKEDNPKSPNAGQEVFTPVTVLEAPPINVCAIRVYGRNERNYLTTLTEVWADNLDKELERKIKLPKKEERKTVEDLEAIKDKIEDVRVLVHTNPKLTCLPKKKPEILEIRIGGKDIEERLNYAKEILGKQLNITDVFQEGELVDTIGVTKGKGFQGQVKRWGVKIQFGKHARKGVGRHVGSIGPWQPKMVMWTVPMPGQMGYHQRTEYNKRILKIGNNGEEITPKGGFLHYGVIRNNYVVLKGSVQGPAKRLIVLRSAIRPQEPLVKVPEITYISTTSKQGK
- a CDS encoding protein-L-isoaspartate O-methyltransferase, whose protein sequence is MNLEEQKKAVIEKLIRERYIKSKRVIDALLKVPREEFVPEHLREYAYVDTPLEIGYGQTISAIHMVGMMCELLDLKPGMKVLEIGTGCGYHAAVTAEIVGKDGLVVSIERIPELAERAERTLRKLGYDNVIIIVGDGTLGYEPLAPYDRIYATAAGPKIPEPLIKQLKDGGKLLMPVGRYMQKLVLVEKKGDELIVKDCGPVAFVPLIGKEGFPSTF
- a CDS encoding mRNA surveillance protein pelota, producing the protein MKIIEEIPQKQIIKLMPENLDDLWVLYNIIEEGDKVFAVTERRVQDKGDVIRADRGAKRKMFLGIEVKNVEFDENTKRVRILGTIIHGPDDVPLGSHHTIEIKPFDELSIEKNWKKWQIERIKEAIESSKRPKVLVVVMDDEEADIFEVRDYSIKEICSIKSHTSKKLDYKINEELKKEYYHEIAKVLMEYDVDNILVAGPGFAKNSFYNFISSQYPELKNKIVVESVSTTSRAGLNEVIKRGIINRIYAESRVAKETQLIEKLLEEIAKKGLAVYGIDEVKKALEYSAIETLLVSDSLVRNHEIEKIIDAAEEMGGKVVIVSSEHDAGKQLKALGGIAGLLRFPIE
- a CDS encoding mechanosensitive ion channel family protein, with product MDITSNHIIALIIFVSSVVISMLVKKIIDVTILNKEDRRKTIKSYISALKMPISVGIILIGMYLAFKVLPLPENIHTILDKGFMVVTILFIAYLMNKLINTFIEKYLISMVSKFGSTIASSIIKPLQQITTIVIFSFAIIFILGNLGYNVTSLIAGLGIGGLAVAMASKETIENLIAGFILAFDRPFKIGDEIIIKGSDVWGIVEEIGIRSTKIRTFDDSLVITPNRDLLSQKIENLSERRKRRVLTTIGLTYDTPPEKLIRAREILLDIIKSHPATVEPIRVHFTEYGNWSLNFRVEYFIRNEGYDYFLNALNEINIKIKQEFHKEGIGMAFPTYTVYLEKDN
- a CDS encoding haloacid dehalogenase, yielding MEEVNYLINYLANKDSVREEILKLSREIVRDCAMLIRKIHKSDDKDEFKERLDEISEKIKKLNSLATFPEFVNYLSTPQQEFVEALALYMVKFNNKIPSFKELDFIKEENYILGLADVIGELRREVLEEMKNDDVEEVERYFKFMEELYEFLMNFDYYHVVDNLRRKQDISRGILEKTHGDIVTFIQNLKLRKELKNIQNP
- the rpl4p gene encoding 50S ribosomal protein L4, with translation MKAVVYNLNGEAVKEIDLPAVFEEEYRPDLIRRAFLSAFTARLQPKGSDPLAGMRTSAKNIGKGHGRARVDRVPQGWAARVPQAVGGRRAHPPKVEKILWERVNKKERIKAIKSAIAATANPELVKERGHVFDNENLPIVVESSFEELQKTKDVFAVFEKLGISSDVIRAKNGIKIRAGKGKMRGRRYKKPRSVLVVVGDKCNAILASRNLPGVDVITAKDLGIIHLAPGGVAGRLTVWTESALEKLKERFE
- a CDS encoding 50S ribosomal protein L2 is translated as MGKRLVSQRRGRGTPTYTCPSHKRRGEAKYRKFDELERKGKVLGKIVDILHDPGRSAPVAKVEYETGEEGLLVVPEGMKVGDVIECGVSAEIKPGNILPLGSIPEGIPVFNIETIPGDGGKLVRAGGCYAHILTHDGDRTYVKLPSGHIKALHSMCRATIGVVAGGGRKEKPFVKAGKKYHAMKAKAVKWPRVRGVAMNAVDHPFGGGRHQHTGKPTTVSRKKVPPGRKVGHISARRTGVRK
- a CDS encoding Tfx family DNA-binding protein; amino-acid sequence: MEESFLTETQIKVLELRKKGLTQEEIAKMFGTSRANISMIEKRAKENVKKAYNTIKIYNRIMAPIFIEIKEGTDVLDVPDIVFKKADEEDIKVKYNTLELIEFIKENASGFIEKRTVKKKFKIYILENGDLDIGG